A window from Candidatus Methanoperedens sp. encodes these proteins:
- a CDS encoding S8 family serine peptidase, producing the protein MKMPQKGKVVLNVALSTCAIIIILSGMALAADRDVIIGYHKPVVGVSAKELVVQSHSGKVKKDFHLINAVSARIPEDKIEEIKKDPRVAYIVNDTIFRMTDEYSSSWGVQYIGSEPVHNQSINGTGVKIAVLDTGIDYNHPDLAGNYKGGYDFVNNYPDPRDDNCLSYYKTCHGTHVSGIIAAEHNGIGVVGVAPGASIYAVKVLDGGGFGDASWIISGIEWAKDNGMNIISMSFGSTENNTAVLDAVNSAYDSGVLLVAAGGNTNGRPVLYPAGYDSVIAVTAIDQNGQNASFSPKDQKIEVAAPGVNINSTVQGGYGILSGTSMAAPHVTGVAALIFSTNFPDVNGDGKRDNKDVRQIIDSTAFDAGIPGKDDIYGYGIVDASKALLGTSASAYASASANADLSITEDEAVSNIIAGDGKTYTYIITVKNNGPSDASGVQVFDTWPSGFIRGPVTSSQGTCDTAINFTCDLGTMSRDGTANINVSYTVPNTTIGNYTNRVEVKSTSADNDVSNNIAEDKNIVEIILNLVVKERSSSKNAKQVSLLKGDYSITITNSKLSEIDVNVYENGVLRKDLSSKYKLKKSQVVNFNMNIESPKLDFVFIPNGDKGSTGTITNMRSS; encoded by the coding sequence ATGAAAATGCCACAAAAAGGTAAAGTGGTTCTGAATGTGGCTCTATCTACCTGTGCTATTATCATTATTTTAAGCGGAATGGCACTTGCAGCAGATCGTGACGTTATAATTGGTTATCATAAGCCTGTTGTTGGAGTTTCAGCAAAGGAATTGGTCGTCCAAAGTCATAGCGGTAAGGTGAAAAAAGATTTTCATCTGATAAATGCAGTCTCGGCAAGAATACCTGAAGACAAAATCGAAGAGATCAAAAAAGATCCTAGAGTTGCCTATATAGTAAATGACACTATTTTCAGGATGACAGATGAATATTCCAGTTCCTGGGGGGTCCAGTATATCGGTAGTGAGCCCGTACATAACCAAAGTATCAATGGAACTGGAGTAAAAATAGCTGTACTCGATACAGGAATCGACTATAACCATCCAGACTTGGCTGGAAATTATAAAGGCGGATACGATTTTGTCAACAACTATCCAGATCCACGGGACGACAATTGTCTATCATATTATAAGACTTGTCACGGGACACATGTTTCCGGTATTATAGCTGCAGAACATAATGGTATTGGAGTTGTAGGAGTAGCGCCTGGGGCAAGTATATATGCAGTCAAAGTCCTGGACGGAGGCGGTTTTGGTGATGCCAGTTGGATCATATCTGGCATAGAATGGGCGAAAGACAATGGGATGAATATCATTTCCATGAGCTTTGGAAGTACTGAAAATAATACTGCTGTGCTCGATGCGGTTAATTCCGCATATGATTCTGGCGTATTATTAGTTGCAGCGGGAGGAAATACAAATGGACGCCCTGTTTTATATCCTGCGGGATACGATTCTGTTATTGCTGTGACGGCTATAGATCAGAATGGTCAGAATGCAAGTTTCTCTCCAAAAGATCAGAAGATTGAAGTTGCTGCACCCGGGGTAAATATAAATTCTACGGTACAGGGTGGATATGGTATTTTGAGCGGAACATCTATGGCGGCTCCGCATGTGACAGGTGTAGCGGCTCTCATATTTTCAACAAATTTTCCTGATGTCAATGGTGATGGAAAAAGAGATAATAAAGATGTCAGGCAGATAATTGATAGTACAGCGTTTGATGCAGGAATTCCAGGCAAGGATGATATATACGGATATGGTATAGTAGATGCATCTAAAGCCCTTCTTGGAACTTCGGCATCTGCTTATGCTTCGGCATCTGCTAATGCTGACCTGTCGATAACTGAAGATGAAGCTGTATCCAATATCATTGCAGGAGACGGGAAGACCTATACTTATATTATTACTGTAAAGAACAACGGTCCTTCGGATGCCTCAGGTGTACAAGTATTTGATACGTGGCCCAGCGGATTTATCCGGGGTCCTGTTACATCATCTCAAGGAACTTGTGATACAGCGATTAACTTTACCTGCGATCTGGGAACTATGTCAAGAGATGGCACGGCAAATATCAATGTCAGTTATACAGTACCAAATACAACCATAGGAAACTACACAAATAGAGTTGAAGTAAAATCGACCAGTGCTGACAATGATGTGAGCAACAATATAGCTGAGGATAAAAATATTGTTGAAATCATATTAAATCTCGTCGTTAAGGAACGTTCATCAAGTAAAAATGCGAAGCAAGTTTCCCTTTTAAAAGGAGACTATTCAATAACCATAACAAATAGCAAACTATCAGAAATTG
- a CDS encoding IPT/TIG domain-containing protein, with product MNIRRPHHETQAATVGHCRACHGSLVDNIDDGHYIATSPLSNLTPSTTFKVINLTSGRKWGGCESCHEQDLTATPFIASNNKTHHNLGNLSGFKNNDVTRCVICHGNHDGTYGPDSIRYCERCHGINAIHNIQWDIANTSSQSGFGHLGPNDCQGCHAWYVAGSLAPGSDLIVPTIDHLSTNQALIGEQTELTLHGENFVTTVNGITRSSIVALTKGVIKNGTTTTNITIIPTSITPYQIVVTIPPMNKGLYAIYVLKDGNAESNKRPFVVGPEVIVNSALINSTTVTINGSGFGTYNPAYNNWTNVTINSGTTFRSVQVTNWSETSIIVTSPDATIGDTTTVNSIYGTNSTQVTGE from the coding sequence ATGAATATTCGAAGACCGCATCACGAAACACAAGCTGCAACGGTTGGACATTGTCGAGCCTGTCATGGAAGTCTGGTAGATAATATTGACGATGGACACTATATAGCTACTTCCCCACTATCCAATTTGACACCCAGTACAACTTTTAAAGTAATCAATCTAACAAGTGGCAGGAAATGGGGTGGTTGTGAATCATGTCATGAACAGGATTTGACAGCCACTCCTTTCATAGCAAGTAATAATAAGACACATCACAACTTAGGAAATTTGAGCGGATTCAAGAATAACGATGTTACAAGATGTGTAATTTGCCATGGAAATCATGATGGTACATACGGACCTGATTCTATAAGATATTGTGAACGATGTCATGGTATAAATGCCATACATAATATTCAGTGGGACATTGCCAATACATCTTCGCAGTCAGGCTTTGGTCATCTTGGACCAAATGATTGCCAAGGTTGTCATGCATGGTATGTAGCAGGCAGTTTAGCACCAGGATCTGACCTTATCGTACCTACTATTGACCACCTTAGTACAAATCAGGCACTTATAGGAGAACAGACAGAATTGACCCTCCATGGAGAAAACTTTGTGACAACAGTTAATGGTATCACTCGATCATCAATTGTAGCCCTTACAAAAGGAGTTATTAAAAACGGAACAACTACAACTAATATTACAATAATTCCGACTAGTATAACCCCATATCAAATTGTTGTAACGATACCACCAATGAATAAAGGTTTGTACGCAATATATGTTTTAAAAGATGGAAATGCAGAAAGTAATAAAAGACCATTTGTAGTTGGGCCGGAAGTCATCGTCAACTCTGCTCTAATTAATTCTACGACAGTTACGATCAATGGTTCAGGATTTGGAACATACAATCCTGCATATAACAATTGGACAAATGTGACGATCAATAGCGGAACTACGTTCCGTTCCGTACAAGTTACAAATTGGTCAGAAACGTCTATTATTGTCACGAGTCCAGATGCAACGATTGGAGATACAACAACAGTCAATAGCATTTATGGTACCAATTCCACACAGGTCACAGGAGAATAA
- a CDS encoding IPT/TIG domain-containing protein, with protein MSLASIAPGVLTAGVATDVTLTGSNFVEAPYTTTVLVDGAAATQKSLTDTQIVVTVNLAVGGHSVQVEKGGVTSTLTTVIAIAPGTIASAQLADGVLTIDGIGLGAGQSAVAITKADGRTVFSDSITSSTETQTVAAASLAAVGDTVKVETPTGESTATIVAGVTATPTPVPTPTPTPTPTPGPSITSATLKNGVLTIAGSGFETKPSKNPQNNIWIVISGKTYYAKSIKSWSLTTIVANVPTNFKVNQMVTVKTASGKTATAKIS; from the coding sequence ATGAGTTTGGCGAGTATAGCTCCAGGAGTGTTGACTGCTGGTGTAGCCACAGATGTAACCCTCACAGGCAGCAACTTTGTGGAAGCTCCATACACGACGACGGTATTAGTAGATGGAGCGGCTGCAACACAGAAGTCTCTGACAGACACACAGATAGTAGTGACAGTGAACCTGGCCGTAGGCGGCCATAGTGTCCAGGTCGAAAAAGGCGGCGTGACAAGCACACTGACCACAGTGATAGCTATAGCACCGGGTACAATTGCCTCAGCGCAACTGGCAGACGGAGTCCTGACCATTGATGGTATAGGACTTGGAGCCGGTCAGTCAGCGGTTGCCATTACCAAGGCTGATGGAAGAACCGTATTTTCGGATAGTATCACAAGCTCGACCGAAACCCAGACAGTAGCAGCAGCTTCCCTAGCGGCAGTCGGCGACACTGTAAAAGTGGAGACACCAACCGGTGAATCCACAGCAACAATCGTAGCTGGAGTAACAGCAACACCAACACCAGTACCAACACCCACACCAACACCAACACCAACACCAGGGCCATCTATCACGTCGGCGACGTTGAAAAATGGAGTCTTAACCATTGCTGGTTCAGGGTTTGAAACTAAGCCGTCGAAAAATCCTCAGAACAACATTTGGATTGTCATATCAGGAAAGACCTACTATGCTAAGAGTATCAAATCTTGGTCTCTTACAACGATAGTAGCAAATGTTCCTACCAACTTCAAAGTAAACCAAATGGTAACAGTGAAAACAGCATCTGGTAAAACAGCTACGGCTAAAATCTCGTAA